The DNA sequence CCTGGCCGGCAAGACCACCACGATTCACCTGGGCGCCGGCACCATCATCGCGCCGTTCTGGCACCCGCTGCGGGTGGCCGGCGAATGCGCGCTGCTGGACGTGATCAGCAACGGGCGCATGGAAGTCGGTCTGGCTCGCGGCGCGTATCAGGTGGAGTTCGACCGCATGGCCGGTGGCATGCCGGCCTCTTCCGGCGGCCAGGCCCTGCGGGAAATGGTCCCGGTGGTGCGCGCCCTGTGGCAAGGCGACTACGCCCATGACGGTGAGATCTGGAAATTTCCCACATCCACCAGCGTGCCCAAGCCAATCCGAAAACCGCACCCGCCGATGTGGATCGCCGCCCGCGACCCGGACTCGCACAATTTCGCCGTCGCCAATGGCTGCAACGTGATGGTCACGCCGCTGATGAAAGGCGATGAAGAAGTCCTCGACCTGAAAAACAAGTTCCAGGCGGCCCTGGACAACAACCCTGATGTGCCACGCCCGCAATTGATGGTGCTGCGCCACACCCACGTGCATGCCGTGGACGACCCCGAAGGCTGGAAGGTTGGTGCCCAGGCGATTTCCAGGTTCTACCGCACCTTCGATGCCTGGTTCGGCAACAAGCAGGTGCCGGTCAACGGCTTCCTGGCGCCAAGCCCGGAAGAAAAGTTCGCCGAGCGTCCGGAGTTTCAACTGGAGAACATCCGCAAGAACACCATGATTGGCACGCCGCAGGAAATCATCGAGCGGATCAAGTACTACCAGGAACTGGGCGTGGATGAGTTCAGTTTCTGGTGCGACAACAGCTTGTCCCATGCCGAGAAGAAGAAGTCCCTGGAGCTGTTTATCCAGCAGGTGGTGCCGGCTTTTCGGTGATCGGCGGCCCTGGAGCTCCTGGGTCAGTTTCACCGCCATCGCGAGCAAGCTCGCTCCCACATTGGCTGCGGGCGTTCATGCGTTGTGTGTTCACCATCAATCCCTGTGGGAGCGAGCTTGCTCGCGATAGCGGCTTGAACGAAAAGGTGATGCCCAAAAAAATGCCCGGACTTCAAGGTCCGGGCATTTTTATTGGGCGGTGATCAGAACGTTACGCTGGCACTCAGGCGGGCGGTACGCGGCTCGCCGACGCTGACCTGCAACTGGCTGCCGGTGGACGATGGGTAGTACTGCTTGTCGAACAGGTTGTCTACGTTCAACTGAAGCGACGTTTTGTGCCCGAGCACTGGAGCATCCCAACGCAGGAAGGCGTCGGCGACGGTGTAGCTGCTGAGCCAGAAGTCGTTCGCGGCATTGGCGGCCCGCTCTCCGACGTAACGGGCACCCGCACCGGCATGCCAGGCCCCAAATTCGGCAGGCACGTTCAGATGGTGGGTTAGGTACAGACTTGCAGTATGTTTGGGGGCGTCGGGCAGGCGATGACCTTCGTTTTTCGGGTCATCCAATATCTCGGTGTGGGTGTAGGCGTAGGTGCCGATCAAGTCCCAACGCTCAGCCAGACGACCGGTGATATCGAGCTCCAAGCCTTGGGAGCCAACTTTGCCGGCGGCTTCGGAAACTTCATCGACGGTGGTCACTACGTTCTTTTTAACGATGTCGAACAAGGCGAGGTTGATGTTCAGACCTGGCAGAGGATCGTACTTGGCACCGACTTCATAGCTGCGTCCCTCCTCCGGTTTGAATGTACGACGATCCTTGTCGACCACGTCATTGGGCTTGAACGACCGACTGTAGTTACCGTAAAGCGACAGGGTGTCGGTGGCTTTGTAGACCAGCCCCAGGAACGGCACGAAGGCGTCGCCGTTGTCGTCGCGATTGACGCCGTAATCACTGCCTAAGCCTTGGTCGCTGTACTGGTCGTAATGTTGATAGCGTCCACCAAATACCAGAATCCAGCGATCATCCAGGTGCCAGTTATCTTTCAGGTACACGGAGCTAGAATTCAACTGGTTTCGCAGGTCACTGTTGGTAGAGCTGATCAGGCTTGGCTCTGGAAGGTTGCCGTAGACCGGCGACGTGATATCGAAGCCAGACTGAGCTTTACCACGGTATGTCTTACCCCGAAACTGATCGGACACCTGGTTATCAACACCGATCAACAGGTCATGACGCTGACCAAACAGTTCCTGCTTGCCCATGAAATCCCAACTGGCGTAACGAGTTTCGTCGTCGTAATGAGCGCCGTTGGCGGTACGCTGAAAAACACCGGTTTTTGACAGGCTCGGCTGCGCAATCGAAAGACTGTATCGGTCATTGTTCCACCCATAAGTCACCCGGGTTTTCCACGCCTCACTCAATTCATACTCAAACCGCGCCGTAGCCGTTTCGCGGATTCCCACACTCTTGGCCCACGGCTCATCGAGGCGCTTGTCGTAGTCGATGTCCGCAGGATGCCCGTTCTGGAACACCGTACCCCGATCAAACGGATTGGAATATTCGTTGTACTCATAGCTCAGGTTCAACGAAGCCCGCTCCCCCGTCCAAGCCAGGGACGGCGCCACCAACGTGCTCTCGTTGACGCCGTAGTTGCGCCAGTAATCTTCATGTCCACGCTCGGCAATCAGCCGATAGGCCAGGCCGGTATCACCCAGCGGCCCTGTGGTGTCCAGGCCCATGGTCCCGCCACCTTCGCTGTAGGCCGACCCGCTCAACGTGGTGCTTTGGGTGTACTCGGGTTTCTTGCTGATGACGTTGACCAGGCCGCCGGGCTCCAGCGCGCCGTACAGCATTGAGGCCGGCCCCTTGAGCACTTCGACCCGTTCGGTGGTGGCGCTGAAGTTGTGTCCCAGGTTCGAACGCACGCCATCGCGCAGGATCGAGCCGTCGTCGTTGGTGCCGAAACCGCGCTTGACCAGCGAGTCCCGCGAGCCACCCAGGGTATTGCCCTGGCTCACACCGCTGACGAACTTCATCGCATCGGCCAGCGAGCGCACCTGATAATCGTCCAGGGTCTGCTGGGTCACGACATTGATCGATTGCGCTTCTTCCTTGATCGGTACATCGCTTTTGCTCGCCGTGCTGGCTTGCGACGCCGTGTAGCCCTCGTCCTGAATGATGCGACTGCCCTGGATGTCCGTAGCCGGCAGTTCAAGCGTGTCCTGTGCCCATATGGGGCTTGCGATGAAGCAGCAGGACAATGTTGGCAACACACACTTGATGAAAACGTTGCGATTAGCGAGAGGGGTGGAACGATTCAAGACGCAGCACTCATAGGGAGGGGGATGTTAATGAGAGCTAATATACTTTGAGAATAATTCCCAGTAAATCTTTTGTATCAATTGATGATCACCCAAACCTTTGTGGGAGCGGGCTTGCTCGCGAAAGCGGTGTGTCAGTGATACTGGATTAACCTGACACTGAGCTTTCGCGAGCAAGCTCGCTCCCACAGGATCCCGGTACACCAAACCCAGCTAACATCACGTAAGTGATATCAAATCGCCCCAACTCGCTAAAGCTTTGGCGCCAGCGGTCGAATGTATTCCATTGAGTCAATTTTTTGCCCAGGAGCAGCGGCATGCAGACGTTAAAGGCCTTGTACGAGTCTATCGAAATGCAATTTTTCGATACGCTCACCAAAAAGCTGTCGAGCCTTTTCCTGTTGGTCGTGGTGAGCGGGCTGTTGTACTGGGTCGCCCTCAGTGCACGCGCCGACATTGTCTTGCAGTTGCGCAACGCACAACTGGATGCAGGCTTGCTGGGCCAGATCGAAGGCCGGCTCGACAGTCTCACCCACGCCCTGCTCTTCGGCACACTCCTGACGCTGGGCATGATCAGTTTCATGGTCTGGTATTTCCGCCACCTCATCGTGCGCCCCGTCACCGCCATGACCAAGGCCCTGGAAGAGATCGCCAACGGTGAAGGCGACTTGTCCAAAGACCTTCCCCTGGTGACCCACGACGAAATTCGCGTGCTGGCCGGTACCTGTAACCGGTTCCTGGCCAAACAGCGGGAGATCATCAGTAATGTCCAGGCGCTGACCGTGCACATCGCCGTGGAGTCGGCCCGCTCGCTGAAGAACATCAGCGATTCCAGCGACAGCGCCACCCACCAGGCGCGCTTCGCCAAGGAAGTGATGGACCAGAGCAACACCGCCGTAGGCCGCATCGAAGAAGTCTCGCGCCAGACCCAAGGCATTTCCAGCACCACCGCCCAGAACCTGAGCATGGCCCGCGACTCCTATGCCGAGCTGCTGGAAGTGACCGGTAACATCAGCGAAATCTCCAACAGTCTCAATGAATTCGCCACGCTCGTAGGGGCCTTGAACCAGCGTTCCTCCAGCATCAAGTCCATCGTCGGGTTGATCCAGCAGATCTCTGCCCAAACCAATCTGCTGGCACTCAATGCGGCCATCGAAGCCGCCCGGGCCGGCGAAAGCGGCCGGGGTTTCGCGGTGGTGGCCGATGAGGTGCGGACCCTGGCGCAGAACGTCAGCCGGGCCACCGATGACATTTCGCGCAACATCGACGCCATGCTGGAAGAAGTCGGTTCTACCCACGAACAGACCACCCAGATCAGCCATAGCGCCCGGGAAACCCAGAAAGTGGTGGAGCGCGCCTCCGGCCATTTTGAAAGCATGATCGGCGATTTCGAATCCACCAATGGCAAGCTGGCGGACATCGCCACGCATATCCAGCAGTTCGCCGACAGCAATACGGGCATCAACGAACGGGTCACCCAGATCCATGCCGACAGCCAGTTGATCGACCAGCGCATGCAGCATTCGGCGACGGCCACCCGGGACCTGTCCGGCGTTGCCGAAAAGGTCCAGGCACTGTTGGGACGGTTCGTACTCGGCCACGGCAAGCTGGATGCCGCCATCACCCGCGCCAGCCAGTGCCGCGACGTTCTCCAGGTACGCCTGGAGGCGCTGCAAA is a window from the Pseudomonas brassicacearum genome containing:
- a CDS encoding LLM class flavin-dependent oxidoreductase, whose product is MKFSLFVHMERWDESVSHRQLFEDLSELTLMAEAGGFSTVWIGEHHAMEYTISPSPMPLLAYLAGKTTTIHLGAGTIIAPFWHPLRVAGECALLDVISNGRMEVGLARGAYQVEFDRMAGGMPASSGGQALREMVPVVRALWQGDYAHDGEIWKFPTSTSVPKPIRKPHPPMWIAARDPDSHNFAVANGCNVMVTPLMKGDEEVLDLKNKFQAALDNNPDVPRPQLMVLRHTHVHAVDDPEGWKVGAQAISRFYRTFDAWFGNKQVPVNGFLAPSPEEKFAERPEFQLENIRKNTMIGTPQEIIERIKYYQELGVDEFSFWCDNSLSHAEKKKSLELFIQQVVPAFR
- a CDS encoding TonB-dependent siderophore receptor, coding for MNRSTPLANRNVFIKCVLPTLSCCFIASPIWAQDTLELPATDIQGSRIIQDEGYTASQASTASKSDVPIKEEAQSINVVTQQTLDDYQVRSLADAMKFVSGVSQGNTLGGSRDSLVKRGFGTNDDGSILRDGVRSNLGHNFSATTERVEVLKGPASMLYGALEPGGLVNVISKKPEYTQSTTLSGSAYSEGGGTMGLDTTGPLGDTGLAYRLIAERGHEDYWRNYGVNESTLVAPSLAWTGERASLNLSYEYNEYSNPFDRGTVFQNGHPADIDYDKRLDEPWAKSVGIRETATARFEYELSEAWKTRVTYGWNNDRYSLSIAQPSLSKTGVFQRTANGAHYDDETRYASWDFMGKQELFGQRHDLLIGVDNQVSDQFRGKTYRGKAQSGFDITSPVYGNLPEPSLISSTNSDLRNQLNSSSVYLKDNWHLDDRWILVFGGRYQHYDQYSDQGLGSDYGVNRDDNGDAFVPFLGLVYKATDTLSLYGNYSRSFKPNDVVDKDRRTFKPEEGRSYEVGAKYDPLPGLNINLALFDIVKKNVVTTVDEVSEAAGKVGSQGLELDITGRLAERWDLIGTYAYTHTEILDDPKNEGHRLPDAPKHTASLYLTHHLNVPAEFGAWHAGAGARYVGERAANAANDFWLSSYTVADAFLRWDAPVLGHKTSLQLNVDNLFDKQYYPSSTGSQLQVSVGEPRTARLSASVTF
- a CDS encoding methyl-accepting chemotaxis protein, producing the protein MQTLKALYESIEMQFFDTLTKKLSSLFLLVVVSGLLYWVALSARADIVLQLRNAQLDAGLLGQIEGRLDSLTHALLFGTLLTLGMISFMVWYFRHLIVRPVTAMTKALEEIANGEGDLSKDLPLVTHDEIRVLAGTCNRFLAKQREIISNVQALTVHIAVESARSLKNISDSSDSATHQARFAKEVMDQSNTAVGRIEEVSRQTQGISSTTAQNLSMARDSYAELLEVTGNISEISNSLNEFATLVGALNQRSSSIKSIVGLIQQISAQTNLLALNAAIEAARAGESGRGFAVVADEVRTLAQNVSRATDDISRNIDAMLEEVGSTHEQTTQISHSARETQKVVERASGHFESMIGDFESTNGKLADIATHIQQFADSNTGINERVTQIHADSQLIDQRMQHSATATRDLSGVAEKVQALLGRFVLGHGKLDAAITRASQCRDVLQVRLEALQREGLNLFDQSYQLIPGTDPKQYMTSYTERFAQACQEECDKLTRSTPGGKVSFIVDSKGYCPVNNSWVSKPPTGDRAVDLPVCRNKRIFADPIGLRAAGNVQRFLLQTYLRDTGEIMTEIDVPFFFGGRHWGNLRVGFDAAVLLAE